A portion of the Rhodanobacter sp. AS-Z3 genome contains these proteins:
- a CDS encoding ShlB/FhaC/HecB family hemolysin secretion/activation protein — protein MPPVRDRDSAAVQKIAVQGFRVTGVADHSNVGLTPANIQSLADAQYQALAAKAGSPVELSFDDMQGVANKIVERYRNAGFIVSNAFLPAQTVGADKIVEIRVLEGKIGKIIVKGNKRYQPDVISAAAQKLRGKPLLKSDVDSALLYARDLPGVTVASTFQPGEHTGDTDLVMIATEAKRPLKFTLGANNYGTPLTGRYRAQAGVEWANPLGIGDVFNLNVDYALVPSDNIYGAASYRVPATSIPGLTAVVGASRNELQINTGTFAALDVKGPSSMYYGGADWKFINRDDLQMVSTLHLIREESRLDSLGIHLSDEKFLLAELTYGLLHTDRRFNGVDILQVGVRKSINDDSLDPDLVSPLHAHSFLVGKLSYTRMQFLTKSQRLYLKIVGQYSNDALIPLEQFALGGPDSIRAYPIADALRDRGYYTSLEYHVDAPGFGDKVSPFYGRPWRELLEFQLFVDYAKGFSAGANRESESPTSTLSGVGGGLIFRLPRFHHFEFHLNGAVPLGSQDASDKKGYHIYSRFSFTF, from the coding sequence GTGCCGCCAGTTCGTGATCGCGACTCGGCTGCCGTGCAGAAAATTGCCGTGCAGGGGTTCCGGGTCACCGGTGTGGCGGATCACTCAAACGTGGGCCTTACACCCGCGAACATCCAGTCGCTGGCTGATGCGCAATACCAGGCGTTGGCCGCCAAGGCAGGCAGCCCGGTTGAGCTCAGCTTTGACGACATGCAAGGCGTCGCCAACAAGATTGTCGAGCGCTACCGCAATGCAGGTTTTATCGTTTCCAACGCGTTTCTGCCAGCGCAGACCGTCGGTGCGGACAAGATCGTCGAGATTCGCGTACTGGAAGGAAAGATCGGCAAGATCATTGTCAAAGGCAACAAGCGCTATCAGCCCGATGTGATCTCTGCAGCCGCGCAAAAGCTTCGCGGCAAGCCCTTGCTGAAAAGCGACGTGGACTCCGCTTTGCTGTATGCGCGTGACTTGCCAGGCGTGACGGTCGCTTCCACGTTCCAGCCCGGCGAGCATACCGGCGACACCGATCTGGTGATGATCGCCACCGAAGCGAAGCGGCCCCTGAAGTTCACGCTAGGCGCCAACAATTACGGCACCCCTCTGACGGGTCGCTATCGCGCGCAGGCCGGCGTCGAGTGGGCCAACCCGTTGGGTATAGGCGATGTGTTCAATCTGAACGTCGACTACGCGCTCGTTCCCAGTGACAACATCTACGGTGCAGCCTCCTATCGTGTGCCGGCAACAAGCATTCCCGGCCTGACTGCCGTGGTAGGCGCTTCGCGCAATGAGTTGCAGATCAATACCGGCACGTTTGCGGCGCTCGACGTGAAGGGTCCCAGTTCGATGTACTACGGCGGCGCCGATTGGAAATTCATCAATCGTGACGACTTGCAGATGGTGAGCACGCTGCATCTCATTCGCGAAGAGTCACGACTGGACAGCCTCGGTATCCACTTGTCCGATGAAAAATTCCTGCTGGCAGAATTGACCTACGGATTGCTGCATACCGATCGGCGCTTCAATGGCGTCGATATCCTTCAGGTAGGCGTGCGCAAGTCCATCAATGACGACTCACTTGATCCGGATCTTGTCAGCCCGCTGCACGCCCATAGTTTTCTTGTCGGGAAACTGTCCTATACACGCATGCAGTTTCTGACCAAGTCGCAGCGGCTCTACCTGAAGATCGTTGGTCAATACAGCAATGATGCGCTGATCCCATTGGAGCAGTTTGCCTTGGGCGGTCCCGATAGCATCCGGGCCTATCCCATCGCCGACGCATTGCGCGACCGTGGCTACTACACGTCGCTGGAATATCACGTCGACGCGCCAGGCTTTGGCGACAAAGTCTCGCCGTTCTATGGGCGCCCCTGGCGTGAACTGCTTGAGTTCCAGTTGTTCGTTGACTACGCAAAGGGCTTCTCAGCCGGAGCCAATCGCGAGAGCGAGTCACCCACCTCCACGCTGAGTGGCGTGGGTGGCGGCCTGATTTTCCGCCTGCCGCGATTCCATCACTTCGAGTTTCACCTCAACGGTGCCGTACCCCTTGGATCGCAAGATGCGTCCGACAAAAAGGGTTACCACATCTATTCTCGGTTCAGCTTCACGTTCTGA
- a CDS encoding protein kinase, which produces MNSIAELVSAYQADKLKLAALFDALGARGTLPEAEHQAECEWVAQQREQGTLEPMVAKALLAKLAAVQAASGSELHDDEATQIKPATQRPTPAAPPTSPAAIDDDATIVQPASRPVAPPAGAVDDDVTVVKPTSRQAQPPVDDEATIVKPASGTPTGPMEGQTAGLTGTQGTHQGVTGTSSSWNHISEGEASDFVTVGSLLKGRFYLEKEIGRGGMGVVFKARDERKVEARDRDPYVAVKILNDEFRRHPDSLISLQRESRRSQQLAHDNIVRVYDFDKDRTIVFMTMEYVDGSDLKQLIREKAFNGMSLTQARPLIEGMARALTRAHSAGVVHSDFKPANVMVTREGVPKVFDFGIARAGKHMGDSVGEETVFDAGTLGALTPAYASLEMIRGEDPVPSDDVYALGCVTFELLTGKHPYDKASAEVAMKEGRKPPPVKGLTKHQYKTLCASVAFTKADRLKSANELIDGLRDVGARERAMPYLLYGVPAILVVAGGAWAWTTYQHNHHLSEVIARFTMTRPDHYANEAQALKALDTLSDDDRKRTVVDQGELIQSYLLARIDAYWSPDKNRYDYAGTQQVFKLRDDLKLYSPALDIKRTEVEKQRNDLLNSLDTKLSDQISADAIFENQPDNVVTTLSHIRAIDPNSTLLKNTELELKYDTAIGKSIDAGHVDDATKELKLAISLFPDSARLKQRSAQLDEIGKALAAQRLQEQKAQQLQQQREQGLQTLTGLLDQPVNADDWRAKAAASYRDAASLLVDDPRLAEQATRLKGVLAGQATERQKAGDLAGAISIAGFGINLFPGDSSLSSTRQSLLEQQNQLAQKAASEAQRNALAKSRVTDLLASPQATVVWLQDVKSALSTARSQIGADSADYAAVRAQANTGLIKLAREQIADGNLDAAERVGQAGQQLDPAEAGFGKLLADVATARTAAQQKTQQQQAQAFADARTSLASLGAKPTLTPDWQRDVATAMATLHADKSPETERAVNALGAAIAGEAARLADPQHLPQAKIAVDFGLQYVPKSAELLAQKAALDTLQARLQATAAQESADAEVKSRIESMKSAVAAGDVSKASQSLARIKALQPDNPFLRTEAPKLLADAYLGQAEDAFQKGRYQRASDILGQGLGALGNNADLRTAKARYDVASAIIAATKQPASSAQYAQLEKQLDSVRRNDSTELGKLEASMKARGQLTAKSLADQLDKLKRAAVTAPVTPATPVVAPVPEPATTQVPTTVPGKPPTATTKPGTKPVAQPATAGNVAASGPDACARPELVGKGKFCSDAIEGGRGPLLVVVPGVNGGKAYAMSRTEISINEFNQFCRGSGKCAAVSVADKDLGAAPISNISLDQARAYARWLSDLSGGFTYRLPTDAEWLHAAKGGGSWKQAEDSNCILPSAGGGDGSGAPVSPRGRSRNPWGLVNMTGNVWEWVVSGGSVMVRGGSYNSYWSDCSVDSSRSDGGSPQRDVGFRVLRELK; this is translated from the coding sequence ATGAATTCCATAGCCGAACTGGTTTCCGCCTACCAGGCCGACAAACTCAAGCTCGCCGCCTTGTTCGATGCCCTTGGGGCACGCGGGACGCTGCCCGAAGCAGAGCATCAGGCCGAATGTGAGTGGGTGGCGCAGCAGCGCGAGCAGGGGACGCTCGAGCCGATGGTGGCCAAGGCCTTGCTGGCCAAGTTGGCCGCTGTGCAGGCGGCCTCCGGTAGTGAGTTACACGATGACGAGGCCACCCAGATCAAGCCTGCCACGCAGCGTCCCACGCCTGCTGCGCCGCCGACTTCGCCCGCAGCGATCGATGATGACGCCACGATAGTGCAGCCGGCTTCTCGCCCGGTCGCGCCGCCAGCCGGCGCAGTGGATGACGACGTCACCGTGGTCAAGCCCACCTCTCGTCAGGCGCAGCCACCAGTGGACGACGAGGCCACCATCGTGAAGCCCGCTTCGGGCACGCCGACGGGGCCGATGGAAGGTCAAACGGCAGGTTTGACTGGCACCCAGGGCACCCATCAGGGGGTGACCGGTACCAGCTCCAGCTGGAATCACATCTCCGAAGGCGAAGCCTCCGACTTCGTTACGGTTGGCTCGCTGCTCAAGGGGCGCTTCTACCTGGAGAAGGAGATCGGCCGCGGCGGCATGGGCGTGGTGTTCAAGGCGCGCGACGAACGCAAGGTGGAGGCGCGCGATCGCGATCCCTACGTTGCCGTGAAAATTCTTAACGACGAATTCCGTCGTCATCCCGATTCACTGATCTCGTTGCAGCGCGAGTCGCGGCGTTCGCAACAACTGGCGCACGACAACATTGTGCGCGTCTACGATTTTGACAAGGACCGCACCATCGTCTTCATGACGATGGAGTACGTCGATGGCTCCGATCTCAAGCAGTTGATCCGTGAGAAAGCCTTCAACGGCATGTCGCTGACACAGGCGCGGCCTTTGATTGAAGGCATGGCGCGTGCACTCACTCGCGCGCATTCGGCCGGTGTGGTGCATTCAGACTTCAAGCCGGCCAACGTCATGGTCACCCGTGAGGGTGTGCCGAAAGTGTTCGACTTCGGCATCGCCCGTGCCGGCAAGCACATGGGTGATTCGGTTGGCGAAGAAACCGTATTCGACGCCGGTACGCTGGGTGCCCTGACGCCCGCTTATGCCAGCCTGGAGATGATCCGGGGCGAAGACCCGGTTCCCAGTGACGATGTCTACGCGCTCGGTTGCGTGACCTTCGAGCTGCTTACCGGCAAGCACCCGTACGACAAGGCCAGCGCCGAAGTGGCGATGAAGGAAGGCCGCAAACCGCCACCGGTGAAGGGGCTGACCAAACATCAGTACAAGACACTCTGCGCGAGCGTTGCCTTCACCAAGGCCGACCGCCTGAAGAGTGCGAATGAGCTGATCGACGGCTTGCGCGACGTAGGCGCGCGCGAACGCGCGATGCCATACCTGTTGTACGGCGTGCCCGCCATTCTCGTGGTGGCCGGTGGTGCATGGGCGTGGACGACCTATCAGCACAACCATCATCTGTCCGAAGTCATCGCGCGTTTCACCATGACGCGCCCCGATCACTACGCCAATGAAGCGCAGGCGCTCAAGGCACTCGACACCTTGAGTGACGACGATCGCAAGCGCACCGTCGTCGACCAGGGCGAACTGATCCAGAGTTACCTGCTTGCCCGTATCGATGCCTACTGGAGCCCGGACAAGAATCGATACGACTACGCCGGTACCCAGCAGGTATTCAAACTGCGTGATGACCTCAAGCTTTATTCGCCGGCACTGGACATCAAGCGGACTGAGGTGGAAAAGCAGCGCAATGACCTGCTCAACTCGCTCGATACCAAGCTGAGCGACCAGATCAGCGCCGATGCCATTTTCGAGAATCAGCCAGACAACGTGGTCACCACGCTGAGCCATATCCGCGCGATCGATCCGAACAGCACCTTGTTGAAGAACACCGAGCTGGAGCTGAAGTACGACACCGCCATCGGCAAGTCGATCGACGCCGGCCATGTCGACGACGCGACCAAGGAACTCAAACTTGCCATCAGTCTGTTCCCGGATTCGGCGAGACTGAAGCAACGCAGCGCGCAACTGGACGAAATCGGCAAGGCGCTGGCAGCGCAGCGGCTGCAGGAGCAAAAGGCGCAGCAGTTGCAGCAGCAGCGTGAACAAGGCTTGCAGACACTCACCGGCTTGCTGGATCAGCCGGTCAATGCAGACGACTGGCGGGCCAAGGCGGCAGCATCCTATCGAGATGCGGCAAGCCTGCTGGTCGACGATCCGCGACTGGCGGAACAGGCAACCCGTTTGAAGGGAGTTCTGGCTGGGCAGGCAACCGAGCGGCAGAAGGCAGGCGATCTGGCAGGTGCCATCAGCATTGCCGGTTTCGGGATCAACCTGTTCCCTGGCGACTCCAGTCTGTCGTCCACCCGTCAGAGTCTGCTGGAACAACAGAACCAGCTGGCACAGAAGGCTGCCAGCGAAGCGCAGCGCAATGCCCTGGCCAAGAGCCGCGTGACCGACTTGCTGGCCAGCCCGCAAGCGACGGTGGTCTGGCTGCAGGACGTCAAGAGTGCACTGAGCACCGCGCGCAGCCAGATCGGCGCAGATTCCGCGGACTATGCCGCCGTGCGCGCGCAAGCGAACACCGGTTTGATCAAGCTGGCGCGTGAACAAATAGCAGACGGCAACCTGGACGCCGCCGAGCGCGTCGGTCAGGCAGGCCAGCAGCTCGATCCGGCCGAAGCGGGTTTTGGCAAGCTGCTGGCTGACGTTGCAACCGCCCGAACGGCGGCACAGCAGAAGACCCAGCAGCAACAGGCGCAGGCCTTCGCTGATGCGAGAACGTCGTTGGCCAGTTTGGGTGCGAAGCCCACGCTGACGCCGGATTGGCAGCGTGATGTGGCCACCGCCATGGCGACCCTGCATGCCGACAAGTCGCCAGAGACCGAGCGTGCGGTCAACGCGTTGGGAGCCGCCATTGCGGGGGAGGCGGCGCGGCTGGCTGATCCGCAACATCTGCCGCAGGCAAAGATTGCGGTGGATTTTGGCCTCCAATACGTACCGAAATCCGCCGAGCTGCTGGCGCAGAAGGCCGCACTGGATACCTTGCAGGCACGTCTGCAGGCAACGGCTGCGCAGGAGAGCGCCGACGCCGAAGTCAAGTCGCGTATCGAGTCGATGAAAAGTGCGGTGGCGGCCGGCGACGTCAGCAAAGCCAGCCAGTCGTTGGCGCGTATCAAGGCCTTGCAGCCGGACAATCCGTTCCTGCGGACCGAAGCTCCGAAGCTGCTGGCCGACGCGTATCTCGGCCAGGCCGAAGATGCCTTCCAGAAGGGTCGTTATCAGCGTGCCTCGGACATTCTTGGACAGGGCCTTGGTGCGCTTGGCAACAATGCCGATTTGCGCACGGCGAAGGCCCGCTACGACGTGGCGAGCGCGATTATCGCGGCGACCAAGCAGCCGGCAAGCAGCGCCCAGTATGCGCAACTGGAAAAGCAACTCGACAGCGTTCGCCGCAACGATTCGACCGAGCTGGGCAAGCTCGAAGCCAGCATGAAGGCTCGCGGCCAGTTGACGGCGAAGTCGCTTGCCGATCAGCTGGACAAGCTCAAGCGTGCGGCAGTAACCGCTCCCGTGACACCGGCTACGCCGGTCGTGGCTCCGGTCCCGGAGCCGGCTACAACCCAGGTTCCTACCACCGTTCCGGGGAAGCCTCCCACCGCGACCACCAAGCCCGGTACGAAGCCCGTGGCCCAGCCGGCGACGGCAGGCAATGTGGCGGCAAGTGGTCCGGACGCGTGCGCCAGGCCCGAACTTGTCGGCAAGGGCAAGTTCTGCTCGGACGCCATCGAGGGTGGGCGCGGACCTTTGCTCGTCGTCGTGCCTGGCGTAAATGGCGGCAAGGCTTACGCCATGTCGCGAACCGAGATATCGATCAACGAGTTCAATCAATTCTGTCGCGGCAGCGGCAAGTGCGCGGCCGTTTCAGTCGCCGACAAAGATCTTGGCGCCGCGCCGATAAGCAATATCAGCCTCGATCAGGCGCGGGCCTATGCGCGCTGGCTCAGCGACCTGAGTGGTGGCTTCACCTATCGCCTGCCGACCGATGCAGAATGGCTCCACGCTGCGAAAGGTGGCGGCAGTTGGAAGCAGGCAGAGGACAGCAACTGCATTCTTCCTTCGGCGGGTGGCGGGGACGGCAGTGGTGCACCGGTATCGCCGCGGGGACGCTCGCGTAACCCGTGGGGTCTGGTCAACATGACTGGCAATGTGTGGGAGTGGGTGGTCAGCGGCGGCAGCGTGATGGTGCGCGGTGGCAGCTACAACAGCTATTGGTCGGACTGTAGTGTCGACTCCAGCCGGTCGGATGGCGGTTCGCCGCAACGGGATGTGGGTTTCCGGGTATTGAGGGAGCTGAAATGA
- a CDS encoding PP2C family serine/threonine-protein phosphatase has translation MMTRYVSAGRTVTGKVRKHNEDAILVRDDVGLWVVADGLGGHSAGDYASTMIVERLGALPRTGSALDFIELIEDTLSQINTDLLQTAVTRGVDLIGSTVVVLVQDNDLMLCGWVGDSRVYCFEDGQLRQITRDHVHGGDDDITHFGAPAEPAQAGSGVLTRAVGAEEQLFVDWVVAGNRPGMAFVLCSDGINKEMSDAELDDECRRNPQPQDLVASLFDLALSRRGRDNISAVVVRIQE, from the coding sequence ATGATGACTCGCTATGTTTCAGCAGGACGCACGGTGACCGGCAAGGTTCGCAAGCACAACGAGGACGCCATCCTTGTGCGCGACGACGTTGGCCTGTGGGTCGTCGCCGACGGATTGGGTGGTCATTCGGCCGGCGACTACGCCAGCACGATGATTGTCGAGCGACTCGGTGCCTTGCCACGCACCGGTAGCGCACTGGACTTCATCGAATTGATCGAAGACACGCTCTCGCAGATCAATACCGACCTGCTGCAGACCGCCGTAACGCGTGGCGTCGACCTGATTGGTTCCACCGTGGTGGTGCTGGTGCAGGACAATGACCTGATGCTCTGCGGCTGGGTTGGCGACAGCCGCGTGTATTGCTTCGAAGACGGGCAGTTGCGCCAGATCACCCGCGACCATGTGCATGGCGGTGATGACGACATCACCCATTTTGGCGCACCTGCCGAGCCGGCGCAGGCCGGCTCCGGTGTACTCACGCGCGCAGTCGGCGCGGAAGAGCAGTTGTTCGTTGACTGGGTGGTCGCTGGTAACCGGCCGGGAATGGCTTTCGTGCTTTGCTCTGATGGCATCAACAAGGAAATGTCTGATGCCGAACTTGACGACGAATGTCGTCGCAACCCGCAGCCGCAGGATCTCGTTGCCAGCTTGTTCGACCTCGCACTCAGCCGGCGCGGTCGGGACAACATCTCTGCCGTAGTCGTACGCATCCAAGAATGA
- the tagF gene encoding type VI secretion system-associated protein TagF, producing MPNPVAGFFGKLPCAGDFVQRRLPSSFVDVWDGHFETAVAESRNELGTGWRDAYHASPVWRFLLGAGVCGDSAWLGIMGPGVDRVGRCFPMVIAAPLASDPAATSRALTEAVGWLKAAENVHAEAQADARITVEAFDGQVADLGDPLARRFSAASTALPEVDWRAATHWRLPLPAVPSAEAFLAELWGRLASTSGTWCLWWTAGSERVPACALATNGLPAPAAYAAFLDAGSGVKPWRSSVPLEQAGSPQRSLSEHASNLLDDLVAAVPTAPVWPAPSPSPAPAWLPDDPGLLSDLLGAPAVVAPPLTTVPAAVTTTVAVGVTMGVMPKAAVESRPECGLTVLAAEVGLPSARQRAVDAVSAIVRALPCDDLDGGMQSLCSQLLMLNPPLRQASEDLIDPVLEDCAVIAAHVEGGKASLLRIGSASAWHYRQGRVQPLFAQGSAPARLPGGAVSDEFDDLLFSSAAPVAPGLGAAEQPTCGEVQCEAAAGDRLLLLANSSLLQLPAGVLASSLALSSIDEARQRLAQAAGLGTDAARWPLTIIEMGA from the coding sequence ATGCCGAATCCCGTCGCGGGCTTTTTCGGAAAGCTGCCTTGCGCAGGGGATTTCGTGCAGCGTCGGTTGCCGTCGAGTTTTGTGGACGTGTGGGACGGGCACTTCGAGACGGCGGTGGCGGAGAGTCGCAACGAACTGGGAACAGGTTGGCGCGACGCTTACCACGCCAGTCCGGTCTGGCGGTTCCTGCTTGGCGCAGGCGTCTGCGGTGACTCGGCATGGCTTGGCATCATGGGGCCTGGTGTTGACCGAGTCGGACGCTGTTTTCCGATGGTTATTGCCGCACCGTTGGCAAGTGACCCGGCTGCCACGTCGCGGGCTTTGACGGAGGCGGTCGGCTGGCTGAAGGCCGCCGAAAACGTCCATGCCGAGGCGCAGGCGGACGCCCGTATCACGGTCGAGGCGTTTGATGGTCAGGTGGCTGACCTGGGCGATCCGCTGGCCAGACGGTTTTCGGCCGCATCGACCGCGCTGCCTGAAGTCGACTGGCGGGCGGCGACGCACTGGCGCCTTCCTCTGCCGGCAGTTCCATCGGCGGAAGCCTTTCTGGCCGAGTTGTGGGGTCGTCTGGCCAGCACGTCTGGCACCTGGTGTCTGTGGTGGACTGCGGGAAGCGAGCGGGTTCCCGCATGTGCATTGGCCACGAACGGGCTGCCTGCTCCGGCCGCCTACGCCGCATTTCTCGATGCCGGCAGCGGCGTCAAACCGTGGCGCTCATCAGTGCCGCTTGAACAAGCGGGCTCTCCTCAGCGATCGCTGTCGGAGCATGCCAGCAATCTGCTGGACGATCTTGTGGCCGCGGTACCAACAGCGCCCGTCTGGCCTGCTCCGTCGCCATCTCCGGCGCCAGCCTGGTTGCCTGACGATCCTGGCCTGCTATCGGATTTGCTGGGGGCTCCCGCAGTTGTGGCGCCACCCCTCACCACTGTTCCGGCTGCGGTCACGACAACCGTGGCTGTTGGCGTGACCATGGGAGTGATGCCGAAGGCTGCGGTGGAGTCACGCCCCGAGTGCGGACTGACCGTGCTGGCTGCTGAAGTCGGGTTGCCGAGCGCCCGTCAGCGCGCCGTCGACGCGGTTTCCGCCATCGTCCGGGCGCTGCCTTGCGACGACCTGGACGGCGGTATGCAGTCATTGTGCAGCCAGCTGTTGATGCTGAATCCGCCGTTGCGTCAGGCCAGTGAAGACTTGATCGATCCGGTGCTGGAAGACTGCGCGGTGATTGCCGCGCATGTGGAAGGCGGCAAGGCCAGTTTGTTGCGCATTGGCAGCGCCAGCGCGTGGCACTACCGGCAGGGGCGAGTGCAGCCGTTGTTCGCGCAGGGCAGTGCGCCGGCCCGCTTGCCTGGTGGCGCCGTCAGCGACGAGTTTGACGACTTGTTATTCAGCAGTGCTGCACCGGTGGCACCCGGGTTGGGCGCCGCCGAGCAACCGACGTGTGGAGAGGTTCAATGCGAGGCGGCTGCTGGCGACCGTTTGCTGCTGCTGGCAAATTCATCCTTGTTGCAGCTGCCAGCAGGTGTTCTGGCCAGCAGTCTGGCGCTCTCCTCGATTGACGAAGCACGACAGCGGCTGGCCCAAGCGGCGGGCCTTGGCACGGATGCGGCCCGCTGGCCGCTGACGATCATCGAGATGGGCGCATGA